The Streptomyces sp. SS1-1 genome has a segment encoding these proteins:
- a CDS encoding phytoene desaturase family protein, producing the protein MPDAVVIGAGPNGLVAANVLADAGWHVEVLEEQPEPGGAVRHDRGVDPDFVNDLFSSFYPLAAASPIVAGLRLENHGLRWSHAPSVVAHPLTDGSCALLDRDVDVTAASLEAFAPGDGDAWRRLHDIWERLRPDLLDTLFTPFPPVRAGARLALRLRAAGGLRMARSLVLPVRRLGEEEFRGQGGRLLLAGNALHADLAPESAGSGGFGWLMTMLGQTYGFPVPAGGSGALTDALVRRLRSLGGEVRCGQRVERVVVRGGRAAGVRTAAGDTVAARRAVLADLSVPALYGGLVEPEHLPPQVLDDLRRFQWDFATFKVDWALDGPVPWQAEQAARAGTVHLADGVDELTRFAAQIAMRQVPDRPFLLFGQMTTSDPSRSPEGTESAWAYTHVPHDIRADAGDENITGIWNAKDEELMADRVERQVERFAPGFRRLIRARRVLAPPTLQSLNGNLMGGAINGGTTAMHQQLFFRPLPGTGRPETPVPGLFLASSGAHPGGGVHGAPGANAARAALHRNRPPGLARAQRYLSGRDRTGTRR; encoded by the coding sequence ATGCCTGACGCCGTGGTGATCGGCGCCGGCCCCAACGGGCTGGTCGCCGCCAACGTCCTCGCCGACGCCGGATGGCATGTGGAGGTGCTGGAGGAACAGCCGGAGCCCGGCGGTGCCGTCCGCCACGACCGGGGCGTCGACCCCGACTTCGTCAACGACCTCTTCAGCTCGTTCTACCCGCTCGCCGCCGCGTCGCCGATCGTGGCCGGGCTGCGCCTGGAGAACCACGGGCTGCGCTGGAGCCACGCGCCCAGCGTCGTCGCCCACCCCCTCACGGACGGCAGCTGCGCCCTGCTCGACCGCGACGTCGACGTCACCGCCGCCTCCCTGGAGGCGTTCGCGCCGGGCGACGGGGACGCCTGGCGGCGCCTCCACGACATCTGGGAGCGGCTGCGCCCCGACCTGCTGGACACCCTGTTCACCCCGTTCCCGCCCGTGCGCGCGGGAGCGCGGCTCGCCCTGCGGCTGCGGGCCGCGGGCGGACTGCGCATGGCCCGCAGCCTCGTCCTGCCGGTGCGCCGCCTCGGCGAGGAGGAGTTCCGCGGCCAGGGCGGCCGGTTGCTGCTCGCCGGCAACGCCCTGCACGCCGACCTCGCCCCGGAGTCCGCCGGCAGCGGCGGCTTCGGCTGGCTGATGACGATGCTCGGCCAGACGTACGGCTTCCCCGTCCCGGCCGGCGGGTCCGGCGCGCTGACCGACGCCCTCGTACGGCGGCTGCGCTCGCTCGGCGGCGAGGTGCGCTGCGGGCAGCGCGTGGAACGGGTCGTCGTCCGCGGCGGACGCGCCGCCGGCGTACGGACCGCGGCCGGCGACACCGTGGCGGCCCGCCGGGCCGTCCTGGCCGACCTGTCCGTGCCCGCCCTCTACGGCGGCCTCGTCGAACCCGAGCATCTGCCCCCGCAGGTCCTGGACGACCTGCGGCGCTTCCAGTGGGACTTCGCCACCTTCAAGGTGGACTGGGCGCTCGACGGGCCGGTGCCCTGGCAGGCCGAGCAGGCGGCCCGCGCCGGCACCGTGCACCTCGCCGACGGCGTCGACGAGCTCACCCGCTTCGCCGCGCAGATCGCCATGCGGCAGGTCCCGGACCGGCCCTTCCTGCTCTTCGGCCAGATGACCACCTCCGACCCGTCCCGCTCCCCGGAGGGCACCGAGTCCGCCTGGGCCTACACCCACGTGCCCCACGACATCCGCGCCGACGCCGGCGACGAGAACATCACCGGCATCTGGAACGCCAAGGACGAGGAGCTCATGGCCGACCGGGTGGAACGCCAGGTCGAACGCTTCGCGCCCGGCTTCCGCCGGCTGATCCGCGCCCGCCGCGTCCTCGCGCCGCCGACCCTGCAGTCCCTTAACGGCAACCTGATGGGCGGCGCCATCAACGGCGGCACCACCGCCATGCACCAGCAGCTCTTCTTCCGGCCCCTGCCCGGCACCGGGCGCCCGGAGACCCCCGTCCCCGGACTGTTCCTGGCCTCCTCCGGCGCTCACCCGGGCGGCGGAGTGCACGGCGCGCCCGGCGCGAACGCCGCACGCGCCGCCCTGCACCGCAACCGGCCGCCCGGACTGGCCCGCGCCCAGCGCTATCTGAGCGGCCGCGACCGCACCGGCACGCGACGATGA
- a CDS encoding SDR family oxidoreductase yields the protein MRSSPLADRTVVVTGAARGLGAAMARQIAGRGARLALLGHERPELEALAEELPGPALAVEADITDPDALADAAARVRAGLGPVSALVANAGIAEGGPFPSSDPADWARVIEVNLTGSAHTARAFLPDLFDTRGFLLQVASLAAIGAAPLMSAYCASKAGVEAFAHALRAEVAHRGVGVGVAYLNWTDTDMIRDADRYAVLRELRGHMPPPARRVYPVDQVAARLVNGLERRRTAVYAPAWLRLTQPVRAAMPPVVLRVARRAMPRLEAEIPFDHTGLLGAGGQADRRAAAGGG from the coding sequence GTGCGCAGCAGCCCGCTCGCCGACCGGACGGTCGTCGTCACCGGAGCCGCCCGCGGCCTGGGCGCCGCCATGGCCCGGCAGATCGCCGGACGAGGCGCCCGCCTGGCCCTGCTGGGCCACGAGAGACCGGAACTGGAGGCGCTCGCCGAGGAACTGCCGGGACCGGCGCTGGCCGTCGAGGCCGACATCACCGACCCCGACGCCCTCGCGGACGCCGCCGCACGCGTCCGGGCGGGCCTCGGGCCCGTGTCCGCCCTCGTGGCCAACGCCGGGATCGCCGAGGGCGGGCCCTTCCCCTCCTCCGACCCCGCCGACTGGGCCCGTGTCATCGAGGTCAACCTCACCGGCAGCGCCCACACGGCACGCGCCTTCCTGCCGGACCTGTTCGACACACGGGGGTTCCTCCTCCAGGTCGCCTCGCTCGCCGCGATCGGCGCCGCACCCCTGATGAGCGCCTACTGCGCGTCCAAGGCGGGCGTCGAGGCCTTCGCGCACGCCCTGCGCGCCGAGGTGGCGCACCGCGGGGTCGGCGTGGGCGTCGCCTACCTCAACTGGACCGACACCGACATGATCCGGGACGCCGACCGGTACGCCGTCCTGCGCGAACTGCGTGGCCACATGCCGCCGCCCGCCCGCCGGGTGTACCCGGTCGACCAGGTCGCCGCCCGCCTGGTCAACGGCCTCGAACGCCGCCGTACGGCCGTCTACGCCCCGGCATGGCTACGGCTGACCCAGCCGGTACGCGCGGCGATGCCCCCGGTCGTCCTACGCGTCGCCCGCCGCGCCATGCCCCGCCTGGAAGCGGAGATCCCCTTCGACCACACAGGCCTCCTGGGCGCAGGAGGCCAGGCCGACCGGAGGGCTGCGGCCGGGGGAGGCTGA